A region from the Bacteroidota bacterium genome encodes:
- the ccoG gene encoding cytochrome c oxidase accessory protein CcoG: protein MTTTNSTDNQQETFRDRLGTVGEGGKRVWIYPKRPKGKFYTKRWIVAIILLAFFFIAPWVKYQGEQFLLLNILQRKFILFGQIFWPQDFHLIVLGLITLIVFIILFTVVYGRLFCGWACPQTIFMEFVFRQIEYLIEGDAHKQKKLARQGWDFEKIWKKTTKHAVFYLIAFLISNTFLAYLIGSDRLVQLVADGPLPHLGTFIPLVIFSGVFYFVFAFFREQACIIVCPYGRLQGVLLDRNSMVVAYDYKRGEPRAKHNPLEDRSVTGKGDCIDCKSCVTVCPTGIDIRNGTQLECVNCTACMDACDAIMDKVKLPRGLIRYASEKGIAEGHNKLINARSIAYTVVLLLLVSLMTSLFFFRSEVEATMLRVPGTMFQEYGPDKLSNVYKVQLVNKTRHDVEATLELENHSGEIILMGGPLKVPGGSLIEANFLVVIPRDSLRMSSTPLVISVKHGDRLIDKNKVTFIGPNDIDKN from the coding sequence ATGACAACAACTAATAGTACCGACAACCAACAGGAAACCTTTCGCGACAGGCTTGGAACCGTGGGCGAAGGCGGTAAACGGGTATGGATATATCCCAAAAGACCCAAAGGAAAATTTTACACAAAAAGATGGATTGTAGCCATCATTCTGCTTGCTTTCTTTTTCATAGCCCCCTGGGTGAAATATCAGGGCGAGCAATTTCTGCTGCTCAACATTTTGCAGCGTAAGTTCATTTTGTTTGGACAAATCTTCTGGCCCCAGGATTTTCACCTCATTGTGCTTGGCCTGATCACTTTGATTGTCTTTATCATCTTATTTACAGTGGTTTATGGAAGGTTGTTCTGTGGTTGGGCCTGCCCGCAAACCATTTTTATGGAGTTTGTATTCCGGCAGATCGAATACCTCATCGAAGGCGATGCCCACAAACAAAAGAAACTGGCACGCCAGGGCTGGGATTTCGAGAAGATATGGAAAAAGACTACCAAACACGCTGTGTTTTATCTGATTGCATTTTTGATATCCAATACATTTCTGGCCTACCTCATTGGTTCCGACAGGCTTGTGCAGCTTGTGGCCGACGGCCCGCTGCCTCATCTGGGTACGTTTATTCCCCTAGTCATTTTTTCCGGGGTATTCTATTTCGTGTTTGCCTTTTTCCGCGAGCAAGCCTGCATCATTGTTTGTCCTTACGGGAGATTGCAAGGGGTTTTGCTCGACCGCAATTCGATGGTGGTGGCCTACGATTACAAGCGCGGCGAACCCCGTGCCAAACACAATCCGCTTGAAGACCGGTCAGTTACAGGCAAAGGCGATTGCATAGATTGCAAAAGCTGTGTAACTGTGTGTCCGACAGGCATTGATATTCGCAATGGCACACAGCTCGAGTGCGTCAATTGTACGGCTTGCATGGATGCCTGCGATGCCATCATGGATAAGGTAAAGCTTCCTCGTGGTCTGATTCGCTATGCTTCCGAAAAAGGAATAGCCGAAGGACACAACAAGCTCATCAATGCCCGCAGCATTGCATACACCGTTGTGCTGTTGCTTCTGGTTAGCCTCATGACATCGTTGTTCTTTTTCCGCAGCGAGGTGGAAGCCACTATGCTTCGCGTTCCCGGTACCATGTTTCAGGAATACGGCCCCGACAAACTGTCTAATGTTTATAAGGTGCAGCTGGTGAACAAAACCCGGCATGATGTGGAAGCAACACTTGAGCTCGAAAACCACAGCGGCGAAATCATCTTGATGGGTGGCCCGCTCAAGGTGCCCGGCGGAAGCCTCATTGAAGCCAACTTCCTGGTAGTCATTCCGCGCGATAGCCTGCGCATGAGCAGTACTCCTCTGGTTATCAGTGTAAAACATGGCGACAGGCTGATCGATAAAAATAAAGTTACATTTATCGGGCCTAATGACATCGACAAAAATTGA
- a CDS encoding FixH family protein, translated as MKWNWGTKLFIGAALFMIMLIVFGVLMMRESIPLVERDYYPKGQEFQKQIERRDNGLPYVDAVNVEVSDGQLLMVLPAEFLKEGLNGKLYMYNRMDDTRDASFEFAYHNDSVFVFEAGGLKGRYLAKITWSFGDREYYVEKSLLLP; from the coding sequence ATGAAGTGGAACTGGGGGACAAAGTTATTTATCGGGGCTGCTTTGTTTATGATCATGCTGATTGTGTTTGGCGTGCTGATGATGCGTGAGTCGATTCCCCTTGTGGAGCGCGACTATTATCCGAAGGGGCAGGAGTTTCAAAAGCAGATCGAGCGTCGCGACAACGGGCTTCCATATGTTGATGCAGTGAATGTGGAAGTGTCCGACGGGCAGCTCCTGATGGTTTTGCCAGCTGAATTTCTAAAGGAGGGGCTCAATGGCAAGCTGTATATGTATAATCGCATGGACGACACAAGGGATGCGTCATTCGAGTTTGCATACCACAACGACAGTGTGTTTGTGTTTGAGGCCGGCGGGCTGAAGGGTCGGTATCTGGCCAAGATTACCTGGTCGTTTGGCGACAGGGAATACTATGTGGAAAAATCGCTCCTGCTGCCATGA
- a CDS encoding sulfite exporter TauE/SafE family protein, with product MNLSFHLLTALTIGLVGSLHCIGMCGPIAVALPLGRKSWADKVLGSTLYNFGRAFTYGIIGALFGLLGKGLHFAGLQQWASIAMGVVMIVSVLFPVVFREKIKLANLTSGYSVRLISRFRELFGKHSHRNLFIIGLLNGLLPCGLVYVAVAGAVNTNDVAYGALFMIVFGLGTLPVMMALSLVGNMIGAGLRSRLANVVPVFIVMLGIVFILRGMALGIPYISPKTQMLTPEKEMKVKGSCCTPARTKPMQAPVKD from the coding sequence ATGAACCTTAGCTTTCATTTGCTCACCGCACTCACCATTGGCCTGGTCGGGAGTCTGCACTGTATCGGAATGTGCGGGCCGATTGCCGTTGCGCTGCCGCTGGGCCGCAAAAGCTGGGCTGATAAGGTGTTGGGGAGCACATTATACAACTTCGGACGCGCGTTCACCTATGGCATTATTGGCGCATTGTTTGGCCTGCTGGGCAAAGGGTTACATTTTGCCGGTCTGCAGCAGTGGGCATCCATCGCCATGGGCGTGGTCATGATTGTGAGTGTTTTGTTTCCGGTGGTATTCCGCGAGAAAATCAAGCTGGCCAACCTTACATCGGGCTACTCGGTGCGGCTCATCAGCCGCTTCCGTGAGCTTTTTGGCAAACACTCGCACCGCAACCTGTTCATCATCGGATTGCTCAACGGCTTATTGCCCTGTGGGTTGGTTTACGTGGCTGTTGCCGGGGCGGTCAACACCAATGATGTCGCCTATGGGGCCTTGTTTATGATTGTTTTTGGCCTTGGCACCCTGCCGGTGATGATGGCTTTGTCGCTGGTTGGCAATATGATAGGAGCCGGACTCAGAAGCAGGCTGGCAAATGTAGTCCCTGTGTTCATCGTTATGCTCGGCATTGTGTTCATCCTGCGCGGCATGGCGTTGGGCATACCTTACATCAGTCCGAAAACGCAGATGCTCACGCCTGAGAAAGAGATGAAAGTAAAGGGTTCCTGCTGCACTCCCGCCAGGACGAAACCAATGCAAGCGCCTGTGAAAGATTAG
- a CDS encoding ABC transporter permease has product MNKTLLILQREYLIRVRKKSFIIMTFLGPLLMAGLMVVPILLATLQDVGKKSVAVLDETGWFAGKFESGDQMSFIIVDAPLDSLKAQVIDGKFDFLVYIPATQFNLPSNAELYSIKQPSVTVRSYVRNVIKNEVENRKLLASGIDPDLIRQARTTVNVLTYQLGQDGELKKSYTDVQAALGFISAILIYFFIFLFGSQVMRGVIEEKTNRIVEVIISSVKPFQLMLGKVLGIALVGLTQFLLWVLLTLGIYFVLVAIFGGDMVQQQTTISGEMLSQIPDEQIDAVNKGMTEVFEVVRSINFPLVLFSFGFYFLGGYLLYAALFAAIGSAVDNETDVQQFMLPVSLPLILGIVMINFLINNTDSSLAFWLSVVPLTSPIVMMVRIPFGVPVWELALSMAVLVAGFIFTTWLAAKIYRTGILMYGKKVSWGELWKWLRY; this is encoded by the coding sequence ATGAACAAAACACTGCTTATCCTTCAGCGCGAATACCTCATCAGGGTGCGGAAGAAAAGTTTTATCATCATGACTTTTCTGGGGCCGCTGCTCATGGCAGGATTGATGGTGGTACCCATTTTGCTGGCAACCCTGCAGGATGTGGGCAAAAAAAGCGTGGCTGTGCTCGACGAAACGGGCTGGTTTGCCGGCAAGTTCGAATCGGGCGACCAGATGAGCTTTATCATTGTGGATGCCCCGCTCGACTCGCTCAAAGCTCAGGTGATTGACGGAAAGTTCGATTTTCTGGTGTATATCCCTGCTACCCAGTTCAATCTACCATCGAATGCTGAATTGTACAGCATCAAGCAACCATCGGTCACAGTACGCTCCTACGTACGCAATGTGATTAAAAATGAGGTTGAAAACAGAAAACTCCTGGCTTCCGGCATCGATCCCGACCTGATACGTCAGGCCCGCACCACGGTAAATGTGCTCACTTACCAGTTGGGGCAGGATGGCGAGCTGAAAAAGAGCTACACGGATGTGCAGGCCGCGTTGGGGTTTATAAGCGCCATACTGATCTATTTTTTCATCTTTCTGTTCGGCTCGCAGGTGATGCGGGGGGTGATCGAGGAAAAAACCAACCGCATTGTTGAAGTCATCATTTCGTCTGTCAAGCCTTTTCAGCTGATGCTTGGCAAGGTGCTGGGCATTGCCCTTGTGGGTCTCACACAGTTTCTGCTCTGGGTGTTACTGACGCTGGGGATTTACTTTGTGCTTGTGGCCATTTTCGGAGGCGATATGGTGCAGCAACAAACCACAATAAGCGGTGAAATGCTCTCGCAAATACCTGATGAACAAATAGATGCGGTTAATAAAGGCATGACCGAGGTTTTCGAGGTGGTGCGGAGCATCAACTTCCCACTCGTGCTGTTCAGCTTCGGATTTTACTTTCTTGGCGGATATCTGCTCTATGCGGCTTTGTTTGCAGCCATCGGTTCGGCGGTGGATAACGAAACCGACGTGCAGCAATTCATGCTGCCCGTGTCATTGCCCCTCATTCTGGGCATTGTAATGATTAACTTTCTGATAAACAATACCGACAGCAGCCTTGCCTTCTGGCTATCGGTTGTTCCCCTCACCTCGCCCATTGTCATGATGGTGCGCATACCCTTCGGTGTTCCCGTATGGGAGCTTGCACTTTCGATGGCAGTGTTGGTAGCCGGGTTTATATTTACCACCTGGCTGGCAGCAAAAATTTATCGCACCGGCATTCTGATGTATGGCAAAAAAGTGAGCTGGGGCGAACTCTGGAAGTGGTTACGTTACTGA
- a CDS encoding ATP-binding cassette domain-containing protein codes for MGFLVTEGVCKQYANHKALDKVSISVREQSIYGLLGPNGAGKTTLIRIINQITAPDEGRVLLNGLPLRPDDTAIIGYLPEERGLYKKMKVGEQALYLVRLKGLDTPTAKKRLKDWFERFEIMDWWNRTVEELSKGMQQKIQFIVTVLHQPKLLIFDEPFSGFDPINANLLKEEILKLRQQGATILFSTHNMASVEELCDDIALINRSKKILEGRVGDIKLKYREHIFELETGQLSQAPETLLPPGYEVIEHQQLSTGLIRLKVRNPQAQDGNSLLAGIMQHTTVFSFREVLPSMNEIFIRQVQGVNGNSLL; via the coding sequence ATGGGTTTTCTAGTCACCGAAGGCGTATGCAAACAATACGCCAACCACAAAGCGCTCGATAAGGTTAGCATAAGCGTCAGAGAGCAAAGCATTTACGGACTACTCGGTCCGAATGGTGCCGGCAAAACCACCCTTATCCGCATCATCAATCAGATCACGGCCCCCGACGAAGGAAGGGTATTGCTCAATGGCCTTCCGCTTCGCCCCGACGACACCGCAATCATTGGCTATCTGCCCGAAGAACGTGGTTTATACAAAAAAATGAAGGTGGGCGAGCAGGCACTCTACCTGGTGCGCCTGAAAGGACTGGATACGCCCACAGCCAAAAAACGCCTCAAAGATTGGTTCGAACGGTTCGAGATTATGGACTGGTGGAACCGCACCGTGGAGGAGCTTAGCAAAGGCATGCAGCAAAAAATTCAGTTTATCGTTACTGTGCTGCACCAGCCAAAGCTGCTCATATTCGACGAACCATTCAGCGGCTTCGACCCCATCAACGCCAACCTGCTTAAAGAAGAAATACTCAAACTCAGGCAACAGGGTGCCACCATCCTTTTTTCAACCCACAACATGGCTTCGGTGGAAGAGTTGTGCGACGACATTGCCCTGATCAATCGCAGCAAGAAGATTCTGGAAGGCAGGGTTGGCGATATTAAGCTAAAATATCGCGAACATATCTTTGAACTCGAAACCGGCCAACTGAGTCAGGCTCCCGAGACGCTCCTGCCCCCAGGCTATGAAGTGATTGAGCATCAACAGCTTAGCACGGGACTCATCCGCCTCAAAGTGAGAAACCCCCAAGCCCAGGACGGCAACAGCCTGCTGGCGGGCATCATGCAACATACCACCGTATTTTCCTTCAGGGAAGTTTTGCCCTCGATGAACGAGATTTTCATCCGTCAGGTGCAAGGTGTAAACGGAAACTCGCTGCTTTAA
- the dnaJ gene encoding molecular chaperone DnaJ: MAKRDYYEILEIDRNATEADIKKAYRKMALKYHPDRNPGDKAAEDKFKEAAEAYEVLSDPDKRARYDRYGHEGLGGGASGFGGGMSMDDIFSQFGDIFGGAFGFGGRSTGRRVNKGSNLRIRVKLSLQEIATGVEKKVKVNKYVACNSCHGTGAKHGSSYSTCSTCRGSGHVTRVTSTFLGQMQTTSTCPTCGGEGRIITQKCDDCQGNGVVRDEEVINIRIPAGVAEGMQLSLSGKGNMGARGGIPGDLIVQIEEEKHPELERDGNNLIHNLFISIPEAALGASVEVPTVDGRARVKIAPGTQPGKVLRLKGKGLPSLNDRTTGDLLININVWIPTELSKEERRIMEQLQSSDNFKPNPTAAEKSFFGRMKDLFG, encoded by the coding sequence ATGGCCAAACGCGACTACTACGAAATACTGGAAATTGACCGCAACGCCACCGAAGCCGACATCAAAAAGGCTTACCGGAAGATGGCCCTGAAGTACCATCCTGACCGCAATCCGGGCGACAAGGCTGCCGAGGACAAGTTTAAAGAAGCTGCCGAAGCATATGAGGTGCTGAGCGATCCGGACAAACGCGCCAGGTACGACAGGTATGGCCACGAAGGGCTTGGTGGAGGTGCTTCCGGTTTTGGCGGCGGCATGTCGATGGACGACATCTTCAGCCAGTTTGGCGATATTTTTGGCGGGGCATTCGGGTTTGGCGGCCGCAGCACCGGCCGGCGGGTAAACAAGGGCAGCAACCTGCGCATCAGGGTAAAGCTAAGCCTGCAGGAGATTGCCACCGGCGTGGAAAAGAAAGTGAAAGTGAACAAATACGTGGCATGCAACAGCTGCCACGGCACCGGTGCAAAGCACGGCAGCAGCTACAGCACCTGCAGCACCTGCCGGGGCAGCGGCCATGTAACCAGGGTGACGAGCACCTTCCTCGGGCAGATGCAAACCACCTCGACCTGTCCCACCTGCGGTGGCGAAGGCCGCATCATCACCCAGAAATGCGACGACTGCCAGGGCAATGGCGTTGTACGCGACGAGGAAGTAATCAACATCCGCATTCCGGCAGGCGTGGCCGAGGGTATGCAGCTCTCGCTCAGCGGAAAAGGCAATATGGGTGCACGGGGCGGCATTCCCGGCGACCTGATTGTACAAATCGAGGAAGAAAAGCACCCCGAACTGGAACGAGATGGCAACAACCTGATTCACAACCTCTTCATCAGTATCCCCGAAGCTGCACTGGGAGCAAGTGTCGAAGTGCCGACCGTGGACGGACGCGCACGGGTCAAAATTGCACCTGGTACACAACCCGGCAAAGTGCTGCGACTGAAAGGAAAAGGGCTGCCCTCGCTCAACGACCGCACCACAGGCGACCTGCTCATCAATATCAACGTCTGGATACCAACCGAACTCAGCAAAGAAGAGCGCCGGATCATGGAGCAGCTTCAGTCGTCGGACAACTTCAAACCCAACCCGACCGCAGCAGAAAAAAGCTTTTTTGGCAGGATGAAAGACCTTTTCGGTTAA
- a CDS encoding nucleotide exchange factor GrpE — protein sequence MTKHKQETKQEEPKITEPVADNRESGNQAGEADMPQEEKKEDVSQQLEALQANYNELNDRYLRLFSEFDNYRKRTLKEKIELSKTASADVIKAILPVVDDFERAINNFPTGDTDSNLEGIKLIYNNLKRILEQQGLEEIKALGEQFDTDYHEAVTHIPVNDEQQKGRVIDVIKKGYTLQGKIIRFAQVIVGS from the coding sequence ATGACAAAGCATAAGCAAGAAACCAAACAGGAAGAACCTAAAATAACAGAGCCGGTTGCCGACAACAGGGAGTCCGGCAATCAGGCCGGCGAAGCTGACATGCCCCAGGAAGAAAAAAAGGAAGATGTCAGCCAACAGCTCGAGGCATTGCAGGCAAACTACAACGAACTGAACGACAGATACCTCCGGTTGTTTTCGGAATTTGACAATTACCGCAAGCGCACCCTGAAGGAAAAAATTGAGCTCAGCAAAACTGCATCGGCGGATGTGATCAAAGCCATCCTGCCAGTGGTGGACGACTTTGAGCGTGCAATCAACAACTTCCCAACGGGCGATACAGACAGCAACCTGGAAGGTATCAAGTTGATTTACAACAACCTGAAACGGATACTCGAACAACAGGGGCTGGAAGAAATCAAGGCCCTGGGTGAGCAATTCGATACCGATTATCACGAGGCTGTGACACACATCCCCGTGAACGACGAACAACAAAAAGGAAGGGTGATCGACGTCATTAAAAAAGGTTACACCCTGCAAGGCAAGATCATTCGTTTTGCCCAGGTGATTGTGGGCAGCTGA
- the murA gene encoding UDP-N-acetylglucosamine 1-carboxyvinyltransferase, with amino-acid sequence MESFRIEGGHELSGSIEPQGAKNEALQVLCACLLTDQPVEIDNLPDIVDVNNLIGLLADMGVEVERPQRSRVRLCARNIDFSFFDTPAFYQTATRLRGSIMIAGPLLARFGRAYAPFPGGDKIGRRRLDTHFHGLVSLGAKLKAHGHNYYQLTGKLTGTYILLDEASVTGTANVLMAACLAEGTTTIFNAACEPYLVQLSQMLVRMGAHIEGIGSNLLRVHGVKQLKGTTHRLLPDMIEVGSFIGMAAMTASEITIKNAGIAHLGIIPLVFRRLGIHIKTMGDDIIVPRHAHYEVESFMDGSIMTIADAPWPGFTPDLISIVLVVATQAKGSVLIHQKMFESRLFFVDKLIDMGAQIILCDPHRANVIGLDRRIPLRGIRMSSPDIRAGVALLIAALSANGVSIIDNIEQIDRGYQHIEQRLKALGAHIERIHN; translated from the coding sequence ATGGAATCGTTTCGGATTGAGGGAGGTCACGAATTAAGCGGTTCGATTGAACCCCAGGGCGCAAAAAACGAGGCTTTGCAGGTGCTCTGTGCCTGCCTGCTCACCGATCAGCCTGTGGAGATTGATAACCTGCCCGACATTGTGGACGTCAACAACCTGATTGGTTTGCTGGCCGACATGGGTGTTGAGGTGGAGCGTCCGCAACGTAGTCGTGTGCGGCTGTGTGCCAGAAACATAGATTTCAGCTTTTTCGATACACCTGCATTTTATCAGACGGCCACCCGTCTGCGGGGCAGCATCATGATAGCCGGACCGCTGCTCGCGAGGTTCGGCCGGGCATACGCCCCATTCCCTGGCGGGGACAAGATTGGCCGGCGCCGGCTGGATACCCATTTTCACGGACTTGTCAGCCTGGGCGCCAAACTTAAAGCCCATGGCCATAATTATTACCAGCTTACGGGCAAGCTCACAGGCACCTATATCCTGCTCGACGAAGCCTCGGTGACAGGCACTGCCAATGTGCTTATGGCCGCCTGCCTGGCCGAAGGCACCACCACCATCTTTAACGCAGCCTGCGAGCCTTACCTGGTGCAACTCAGCCAGATGCTGGTGCGCATGGGCGCACATATTGAGGGTATCGGATCGAACCTGCTGCGCGTGCACGGAGTGAAACAGCTCAAAGGCACCACACATCGCCTGTTGCCCGACATGATCGAAGTGGGAAGCTTCATCGGTATGGCCGCCATGACAGCTTCGGAGATCACCATTAAAAATGCCGGCATTGCACATCTGGGCATCATTCCATTGGTATTCAGACGCTTAGGCATACACATTAAAACCATGGGTGACGACATCATCGTACCACGGCATGCACACTATGAAGTGGAAAGCTTCATGGATGGCAGCATCATGACAATAGCCGATGCGCCCTGGCCGGGATTTACGCCCGACCTGATCAGCATTGTGCTTGTAGTGGCCACCCAGGCCAAAGGCAGTGTGCTCATCCACCAGAAGATGTTCGAAAGCCGATTATTTTTTGTGGATAAACTCATCGACATGGGCGCCCAGATCATCCTGTGCGATCCGCACCGGGCAAACGTCATCGGCCTCGACCGCCGCATTCCTCTGCGAGGTATCCGCATGAGCTCGCCCGACATCAGAGCCGGTGTTGCCCTGCTCATTGCAGCGCTATCGGCCAATGGTGTGAGCATCATCGACAATATCGAGCAGATCGACCGCGGATATCAACATATCGAACAACGCCTCAAGGCACTCGGCGCACACATCGAACGAATTCACAACTGA
- a CDS encoding DUF4290 domain-containing protein, with amino-acid sequence MEYNTSRGKLVISEYGRIIQEMINKLLQIDDRLQRTMAAHYLVGVMAQLNPHLKESEDYLHKLWDHLHIMSDFKLDVESPYPVPERSSMRLQPKHIGYAKNERRHGHYGSIVLKMINEGVGITDPAEREAFAIALANQMKRLYLTYNKDAVNDAVILKDLHDLSGGQLTLPENTKLQTAAELITKTGPQAVSTLTGMKKKKPNKKQQQQQQFQGGQKKKHK; translated from the coding sequence ATGGAATACAATACCTCGCGCGGCAAACTGGTCATTTCGGAATACGGACGCATCATCCAGGAAATGATCAACAAGTTGCTACAAATTGACGACAGGCTGCAACGCACCATGGCAGCCCACTACCTTGTGGGAGTGATGGCGCAGCTTAATCCGCATCTGAAAGAGTCGGAAGATTATCTGCACAAGTTGTGGGATCACCTGCACATCATGAGCGACTTCAAGCTCGATGTGGAAAGCCCCTACCCTGTGCCCGAGCGAAGCAGCATGCGGCTTCAACCGAAACATATCGGCTACGCCAAAAATGAACGGCGGCACGGACATTACGGTTCCATCGTGTTGAAAATGATTAACGAAGGCGTAGGCATTACTGATCCGGCCGAGCGTGAGGCTTTTGCCATCGCATTGGCCAACCAGATGAAACGGCTTTACCTGACCTACAACAAAGATGCCGTGAATGATGCAGTTATTTTGAAAGACCTGCACGACCTCTCAGGCGGCCAACTCACCCTTCCTGAAAACACTAAACTTCAGACCGCTGCTGAGCTGATCACCAAAACGGGTCCGCAGGCCGTTTCGACCCTCACAGGAATGAAAAAAAAGAAGCCCAACAAAAAACAACAACAGCAACAACAGTTTCAGGGCGGGCAAAAAAAGAAACATAAGTAA